Part of the Roseobacter litoralis Och 149 genome, ATTCTCGCCGGTTTCGCGATCCTGTTCTGCGCGATGATCCTTGATCGGATTGTACAGGGTCAGCGCAAGTGAGCCTTCCGCTGGTTTGTGTACATGGGTTCATGGGCGGCCAAAAGCAGTGGCATTTGCAAGAGGAAGCTTTGGGTGCTGAACGTTCCCTCGTTCTCGTGGCGCTCCCGGGGTTTGGTGATCTGAACGGCGAACCTGCGATCAGCACGATCAATGGTCTGGCAAAACGGGTGCTGGCGGCTGTTGATGCGCAAGGGATTATGCAGTTTGACCTGATGGGTCATTCCATGGGCGGCATGATCGTGCAAGAAGTCATTAGACTTGCGCCGGATCGTGTCAGGCGTCTGATCCTATATGCCACCGGGTCAATTGGTGTGCTGCCCGGCCGGTTCGAGACCATCGAAGAAAGCAAGGCACGCGGGCACTGTGACGGCATTCAATCAACAGCAAGGCGTATTGCAGCGACCTGGTTTCTGCATGGTGAGGCGGCGCGTTGTTATGGACCTTGCGCCGATATCGCTGCGCAAACCTCACCGGATGCCTTTCACGCAGGGCTTGAGGCGATGCAAAGCTGGTCGGGGCAACCGGATTTGCCATCGATTCGATCAGAAACCCTGATCCTGTGGGGGGACCGTGATCGCACCTATCCATGGTCACAAACCGAAATTTTGTGGCAATCCATTCCGCATGTCCACCTTGCTGTGGTACCCGGTTGCGCCCATGCCGTCCACATGGAGAAACCTGCGTTGTTCAACGCAACATTGAAAGACTTCCTCGAAGCGTAAAGCGCGTTTCGCTTTGATGGCGTCCGAACATCAATAGCGGTCCTGTTTTCCGGGACCGGGATTGAAAACACCCTTCACTGAGGGCTACGGCGATTGTCGAAACTCAGTTCCTCAGACTGTCTGGGCTGGCTAAGCAAGCCTCATAGCCTTGATCGAGAGCCATAGGGTTGAGGGTCACTGAAGGTTTCACCGGCCATCTTGTCAAATCAGCTGCTCCAACAAGGCGCTTAAACCGCCGAGTCCAGTCTTAGCATATTACACCAACGGCCACCTGCTCAAAACGCAAACATTCCAATGGAACTCCTAGCAGTTCTACGCAAGCTTTCGAACCGGCCTCTTCAGGTGTGACCAATTCGTTGCGTCACTTGATGTGCTCAATACTCTGCCCCTGCTTCAGTCAAGTAATCAGCTCAATGCGCTCCATATCCATGGAGGCTTTTTTTGCCAAATCTCATCTGCTGCGTAGCAGAAGCTGTTGTCCAAGGCGGTCCAACCAAGAATGACACGACTAGAGCGTCTGACGAAATACCTGAAACATCGAGTATCACGTAACGCGTTGAAATATTTGGTTTCAGGCAGCGTTACGTGATTCAGGTTTTTCGCATGACGCTTTAGTCTTAATTATTGAATTCAAGCTCGGTCAGAAGTCCTTCCAAAGCCAATCTTGCATTTGCACTCGCAGCTAACGCTCGGTTGCTGTTGTCTATCATTCTATTGTCTTGTGGTATTGTGTCGACGGCTTCGTTTGCCAGCGCACGCACTTGCCCAAACGTCTGATCTTCCTCGGTCAAAAGGTTGTTCCAATCGTCTGACAGCCAAGCCATATCTCTGGCGACTGTTTCAGCTTCCGCCAATGAAAAGTACTGAGCGGCGATTTCGGGCTTGCCCAGACCCTGCATCGCCTGCCCCTTAATGAGTGCTGCTTCCGGACCGTCTAAGTCACTGATCAGGTCGTAGCTTCGCTGATAGTTGTTCTGAAAAAGCGAGATTCTTGATCTTAGCATTCTCACGTCTTGTGAAAGAAGCTGACCAGGAAGGTTTAAAAGCACTGATTCAGCCTCATTTTGAAAGCCCAGGTCGAACAGTCTTTCGGCCGTCGCTAGTATTGCTTTTTGGTTCAAAGCTTCTTTACTAGTCGGAAACTGCTCGAAGTAGCCTGCCAAAAAGTCCACATCCCTTGCGCCATTGGCAAATTCGGTGAAAGCAAAACTCGTAAGTTCGGTTACAGTCTCAGCATTAAGTTTTGATTTCTGTTCTTCTATAGATGCGAACGCTTTGCCATATTGCCCTGAACTGGCAGCCGCTAAAACGAAGGAACGAAACATTTTTGGTCCTTGTTCTGAGTTCCTTAGTTCGAATGCATAGGTTTCAGCGAGCAAAGCTAAGTCTGCTTGCACCGGCTTTCTTGTAGCCACTTGTCGTTCTATGAGCTCAATGATGGCCTCAGGCGTTTCGTTCGTTTCGCTATTTACTATTTCGTTTATGATCGCGTCGGCTTTCGTGGACTCGTTACGAAGGTCCGACAACTCTGCTTGAACCATTTTGGGCTGCGCATCGTTGTCAGCTAGCCTTTGAAAGCTCCGAATTGCGATGCTGGCATTTGCCACATCGCCGCGCGCTGACAAACGCTCACTTACTTTTTGAGCAAAATGAGGCTTGAGGTGGTTTGGCAATTTTTCTAACCCGCGTAAAGCTGCGAGCGCATTGACTGTTCGGTCCATTGGAATTTCCGACGCTGCCAAAAGGGCCCAAAGCGCTAAATCTGAGTCACAATCTGCAAAGCGGTGCAAACTGCGGGGGTTGTGAGCGTGGCCAAACTCTAAAATGTTAGCTATGTCCAACAATTCCGGATACTCGGCCTTCAGGTTTGGAGCCATTTCCAGTGTCTGTTTCGCTTCTTGACCTAGTCCGAAGAAAAGTTGCAAGCGCGCGTGATGCAGAACTTTTTCCGGCACCAAACGACCTGACGGATCATAGAGATCAAGAACCGAAGCACCAATCTGCTTTCCCATGTCCTCTTCAGCGCCCCAAGATGCAAAGTCAACTATCGACGGATCCGCACAAACAGGGCTGG contains:
- a CDS encoding alpha/beta fold hydrolase, which codes for MSLPLVCVHGFMGGQKQWHLQEEALGAERSLVLVALPGFGDLNGEPAISTINGLAKRVLAAVDAQGIMQFDLMGHSMGGMIVQEVIRLAPDRVRRLILYATGSIGVLPGRFETIEESKARGHCDGIQSTARRIAATWFLHGEAARCYGPCADIAAQTSPDAFHAGLEAMQSWSGQPDLPSIRSETLILWGDRDRTYPWSQTEILWQSIPHVHLAVVPGCAHAVHMEKPALFNATLKDFLEA